The DNA sequence GGCAGCCTGACTGTCCGCTCCAAACCGTACCATGACAACGAGGTACGTGTGTGCCTGTTAGCATATATCCCTTTATTAagttgtagttgtgtgtgtaacctgtgtgtgtgtgtgtaacccaGGACCTGATCCCCATGTGTTACCGCTGTTCCACCAACAACCCCCTGCTGAACAGCCAAGGGAGTGTGTGCGTTAACTGTAAACAGCCCTTCATCTACTCCGCCTCCTCGTACGGTAGGTCCCGTCTCATTCCCGATGTGAGTGTTTGCGTTTCGAGGTGTGCCCGTGACTCACggtgtctgtcctgaaccacAGAGGTCCTGCCCCTTGTCCAGTTTTATCTGGATGCGGGCATTAGCGACGAGGAGGCCGTGTCTCTCATTGACCTGGAGGTTCCGCGAGTTGACCGGAAGGCCGCCCGCTGGCAGGAGATGAGCAGTGGCGGTATCCTTTGGCCCAAACGGTGAACACCATACCCGGTTTACCGAGTGCTTACTTGCTGGAATGTTTTCCATACGCGATGattcacattgtgtgtgtgtttgtgtgtgtgtgtgtgtttgtgtgtgggtgtgtatgcttgtgtgtgggtgtgtatgcttgtgtgtgggtgtgtgtgtgcttgtgtgtgtgtgtgtgtgtggccgtgCCGATGCTAAGAAGGTGTTTAGTATTTCTTGGCGCTGCTTGTGTTTCTGCCAAGGAGCCTAAGCTGTCAGGCTTAAGTCATCTAAGCAGAGCGAGATAATAGGGTTAGAGGGgatcttctctcttttcttaaTGACATTAACACCCAGAGACACCCTCTTGTATGGGATTAACCTGTCTGCCCGAAGGGTACAGAGGTCACCGCTGTCCCTGGCTAACTCACCGACTGGCTAACTCACCGACTGGCTAACTCACCGACTGGCTAACTCACCGACTGGCTAACTCACCGACTGGCTAACTCACCTTTAGCGGGCCGCTCCCCGTTCTTTGAATGGCTGCGATGCGAAGGGTTAAACCTGGGACGTTTTAGCCATGGTGTTTTTTCTCTGGTGTGAAAGGGGGTGGAAGCGTAATGGAATGTGGCTGGAGGGTGTGTGAACACAGCATAGGGAGGAAGGGTTGTCCTTAACATGGTCAGAGTCCCAGTCCCTGAAGCTGGATGATGGCCCAGAGGACCCAGAGGAGGACCCGTTCCTGGCCAAACTCAGCTTCGAGGTGAGGAGGGACGAACGGCGGGAGCGTAGGGGTTggggacagagggaaagaggagagaaaacgTAACACGAGAATTCGAATTAATGGGTCATTAAGAGTGCGTGTTTTCCCCTAACAGCAGGGGGGCTCGGACTTCGTCCCGGTGGTTGTGAATCGCTCTGTGCTTCGGTCCATGAGCAGAAGGGACGTGTTGATCAAGCGCTGGCCCAAACCCCTGCAGTGGGAGTACTACCGCTCCCTACTGCCAGACGTCAGCATCACCATGTGCCCCTCCTGCTTCCAGGTACAGATGGAACACACACGGTCACCCCTCTGTCAACCTGCACTCTCGCCCTCCAGTTGCTGTGCAACCATTAAAACATTCCACAGTAtcctctcgcacacacacacacacaaacacacgcactcacacacacacccctgggCAATCCATAGCCCCTGTCAGAAACTCAGTTGTCTCAGTTGTGCTGCCGGCCTCTGCTCCTCTTCTTATGGGAAATCCTCCGCCGCTGTGCCCTCTGACCCCATGCTTCCTGTTTTCTCCTGTGCCATCCCTTTAGATGTTCCACAGCGAGGACTACGAGCTCCTGGTGCTTCAGCACAACTGCTGTCCCTACTGCCGACGGCCCATCGATGAACCCAACTGACCTCCTCCAACGTTCTCGGCATTAGTTACTTCCTCTCCCAGTTCATTCTTGTCTTTTATCACTATGTCTACCTGAACAGGGTCCAGTCACTAGATACTGACGTTATATTGTGTGCTGACCTAGAATCAGCTAACTGGCTTTCATAAAAATTCCAGTGTTAAAGAGAGCAAGGAAAATTAGCCTGAATAACTCCTGGTTTTCTGACcaatttttcatttcatttgcgTGAAATCTTATTCCGTTTGAGTGACGAGTCGATTACAGTCCACAACTAAAGTGCGCCTTCAGCCGATCATTCTGATAGGATTAACAGGATCACAGGATTTACGCCGGGCCTACAACACAGATCTGACATTCCATGAAATACAGTAACTACTCTCCTATCTTTaacaacatgtattttatgaatTCACAGTGGAAACCAGAATGCGTTCGTTATTGTTGTTACCTGACGAATACGTTGAATTACTTCGTCGTAATGGAAACGTTTTGTTTTCAGAGTTACAtgcattgtatttttatatcattAAACTGTTTATATACGAACGGTTTCTAAATgctctttgtgtgttttgcGTGTGATCATCTGACTGTGTGATTCATGGTTGGACATGTGTTTGCATGCCTCAGAGTGTGTCGACATTCTTCTCGGCGATCCACAGGAAGTCTGACAGCTTCACAGCTCCAACGCCCCGCTTTCTCACTGTCTCACACTGTTCCACAGGATTACTGTCTGCGAGCTGACGCGCCGTGATACTAAAATGAATATGCCTGACagaatctttgggatgtgtgttggtgcgtgcgtgtgagggagggagaggatgcGTGCGACAGTGTTTGAGAAATCACGGTGCATAAGCAAACTGGTGCATTACAACAACTAAAAGGCTGTAACAGGTTTTCTGGATGTCCCTGTGAAGTTACCCTTGTCGACTGCGTGCAGAACTGCCTAAAAATAGTGTTCCACCACAGGAACAGCCTTGGACGCCTTGTGGAACACTTCTTTTCTCGTTGAGAGATTAGCCTCTTGACATTTAGCATAATGCAAATCTCAGACGACACCCCAGGGCCCACCTTTTCTCCTGAGTCATACGTGCTATTAAAGGACAAGGCCATGGAAACTGGTCTTTCAGTCATTCTCCCGTAGCACTCCATTCATCAAAATACtttgacgcacacacacatacacgtgaTGACCAGACATAAAAGGATAACCCTGTCATTGAGGACACTGTCTACATGTCTTACCTCATACATTActctgtgtgtggatgggtgggtgtgtgtgtgagaccttAATCTGTGTATGCTGACTCCATGCCGTGGTCACTGCACCTCCCTAATCCCAAGAGCGAGGCTCTTAAAAGGAGCAGCACTTGCCTCGGGGGGGCAGAGCACCATCACCTCTCATCGCCACGAGACGGCCATCCCCTCTATCTGTTCATCCGCCCAGTTTTAAGCAGAAAGGGGTCCTCTCACCTCTTGGAGAGACGGGGCTGtattctctttcctttccttgCGAAATAGCGCCGACAAACTCTTCTAGCAAACCCGCTTGCATAAACACGCCCGCGACACCTGCCGCCATGAACGGAACAGCCGGCCCAAACTTTTACGTGCCCATGTCCAACAGGACCGGGCTGGTGCGGAGCCCCTTCGAGCACCCTCAGTACTACCTGGCCGAACCCTGGAAGTACTCCCTCCTGGCAGCCTACATGCTCTTCCTCATCGTCACGGCTTTCCCCGTCAACTTCCTCACGCTCTATGTCACGGTGCAGCACAAGAAGCTACGGACGGCTCTGAACTACATCCTGCTGAACCTGGCTGTAGCCGACCTCTTCATGGTGGTCGGGGGCTTCACTGTGACCCTCTCCACGTCCTTGCAGGGGTACTTCTTCCTGGGGGTCACCGGCTGCAACATCGAAGGGTTCTTCGCCACCATGGGAGGTAAGAGTTGGCGTTTGCCCTGGGTAGATGAAGGAGGCGCGGTGGACATTCTGGTGAATGTGCTGTGAGCACAGTGTATGTTTGTTCCCTTAATTGGTAGGGTTGGGCTGGGGTAATGTGATCCTAGAACAATTGTTTGGAGTCTCAACATAAGCTGTTCTAACCCCATAGTCAAATGAATTCAGACTGGTCCtggttactgtataaaaacctactcCCATGGTGTCGCCCCACACAGGTAGGTTTTTACTGTCCAGGGTTAGAAATGTCTGGGTAGAGTATGGATATTTCAAATGGACACTGATAACACAGGTATGAATCCCAGCACAGATGGGTTGTTGCCAGTATTCTAATAGGTTACAATACCCTGTGTTCTTCTAGATTTCTGCTAGCCTGCGCACATTATGCAGTTCTCTGCCTGTGACCAATATTTCCTAAAGCCAGATACAAAGCTGATTCCAACTATTTTAATCCAGTTTTggtaaataaacacaaaatagaaATAGGGACAAACATTGTACTGGATGGTCAGGCCTCGCTTTTCTACTTCCATTTCTCTGGACCTCTTCCTCAGCATTTTACCAAACACAAGTTGGAGTATTGCTTTAACTGGCTAAATCATTACTAAACATAAGCAGCTatcctgtatatatatatctgacTAGCAGTGTATCCGTCAGGTGAGATTGCTCTTTGGTCTCTGGTGGTACTGGCCATTGAGCGCTATGTTGTGGTGTGCAAACCGATGACCAACTTCCGCTTCAATGATAAGCATGCAGTCGTGGGTGTGGCCTTCACCTGGATCATGTCACTCTCCTGCGCTGTTCCTCCATTGTGTGGTTGGTCTAGGTAAGTCCCTTTCTAAATCCTCCTGGTACAGCATCTCCCCTACTAGTATTAACACTTTCTAAATCCTCCTGGTACAGCATCTCCCCTATTAGTATTAACACTTTCTAAATCCTCCTGGTACAGCATCTCCCCTACTAGTATTAACACTTTCTAAATCCTCCTGGTACAGCATCTCCCCTACTAGTATTAACACTTTCTAAATCCTCCTGGTACAGCATCTCCCCTATTAGTATTAACACTTTCTAAATCCTCCTGGTACAGCATCTCCCCTACTAGTATTAACACTTTCTAAATCCTCCTGGTACAGCATCTCCCCTACTAGTATTAACACTTTCTAAATCCTCCTGGTACAGCATCTCCCCTACTAGTATTAACACTTTCTAAATCCTCCTGGTACAGCATCTCCCCTACTAGTATTAACACTTTCTAAATCCTCCTGGTACAGCATCTCCCCTACTAGTATTAACACTTTCTAAATCCTCCTGGTACAGCATCTCCCCTACTAGTATTAACACTTTCTAAATCCTCCTGGTACAGCATCTCCCCTATTAGTATTAACACTTTCTAAATCCTCCTGGTACAGGATCTCCCCTACTAGTATTAACACTTTCTAAATCCTCCTGGTACAGCATCTCCCCTATTAGTATTAACACTTTCTAAATCCTCCTGGTACAGCATCTCCCCTATTAGTATTAACACTTTCTAAATCCTCCTGGTACAGCATCTCCCCTATTAGTATTAACACTTTCTAAATCCTCCTGGTACAGCATCTCCCCTACTAGTATTAACACTTTCTAAATCCTCCTGGTACAGCATCTCCCCTATTAGTATTAACACTTTCTAAATCCTCCTGGTACAGCATCTCCCCTACTAGTATTAACACTTTCTAAATCCTCCTGGTACAGCATCTCCCCTATTAGTATTAACACTTTCTAAATCCTCCTGGTACAGCATCTCCCCTATTAGTATTAACACTTTCTAAATCCTCCTGGTACAGCATCTCCCCTACTAGTATTAACACTTTCTAAATCCTCCTGGTACAGCATCTCCCCTACTAGTATTAACACTTTCTAAATCCTCCTGGTACAGCATCTCCCCTACTAGTATTAACACTTTCTAAATCCTCCTGGTACAGCATCTCCCCTACTAGTATTAACACTTTCTAAATCCTCCTGGTACAGCATCTCCCCTACTAGTATTAACACTTTCTAAATCCTCCTGGTACAGCATCTCCCCTACTAGTATTAACACTTTCTAAATCCTCCTGGTACAGCATCTCCCCTACTAGTATTAACACTTTCTAAATCCTCCTGGTACAGCATCTCCCCTACTAGTATTAACACTTTCTAAATCCTCCTGGTACAGCATCTCCCCTATTAGTATTAACACTTTCTAAATCCTCCTGGTACAGCATCTCCCCTATTAGTATTAACACTTTCTAAATCCTCCTGGTACAGCATCTCCCCTACTAGTATTAACACTTTCTAAATCCTCCTGGTACAGCATCTCCCCTATTAGTATTAACACTTTCTAAATCCTCCTGGTACAGCATCTCCCCTACTAGTATTAACACTTTCTAAATCCTCCTGGTACTGCATCTCCTACTAGTCTTCCTTTCACCTGTAAGAGCTGATGGCTGGTAGATGTATGAGATTGTACTTATTttaagtgtgtttgtggtgaCAGGTACATCCCAGAGGGCATGCAGTGCTCCTGTGGCATCGACTACTACACCCCGACTCCTGAGCTGGGCAACTCCTCCTTTGTCATCTACATGTTCACCCTGCACTTCGTCATCCCACTGATCATCATCAGCTTCTGCTACGGCCGTCTGCTCTGCACAGTCCGTGAGGTCCGACCACTCACACCAACACTAAGTACCAGAAATCCTGCAGGACTACTGTAGCCGGGGCCGGTTCTAGGCTTGAGACATAAGCGGTCGGTTACGGCCCTGACCATTAGGGGGCCCCAAC is a window from the Esox lucius isolate fEsoLuc1 chromosome 12, fEsoLuc1.pri, whole genome shotgun sequence genome containing:
- the LOC105024950 gene encoding rhodopsin isoform X2 translates to MNGTAGPNFYVPMSNRTGLVRSPFEHPQYYLAEPWKYSLLAAYMLFLIVTAFPVNFLTLYVTVQHKKLRTALNYILLNLAVADLFMVVGGFTVTLSTSLQGYFFLGVTGCNIEGFFATMGGEIALWSLVVLAIERYVVVCKPMTNFRFNDKHAVVGVAFTWIMSLSCAVPPLCGWSRYIPEGMQCSCGIDYYTPTPELGNSSFVIYMFTLHFVIPLIIISFCYGRLLCTVREAAALQQGSETTQRAEKEVTRMVIVMVISYLVCWTPYATVAWYIFVNQGANFGPVLMTIPAFFAKSAALYNPVIYILLNRQFRNCMLTVVCCGKNPFVQEENSTASTASSKTQASSISGSQVAPA
- the LOC105024950 gene encoding rhodopsin isoform X1, whose amino-acid sequence is MNGTAGPNFYVPMSNRTGLVRSPFEHPQYYLAEPWKYSLLAAYMLFLIVTAFPVNFLTLYVTVQHKKLRTALNYILLNLAVADLFMVVGGFTVTLSTSLQGYFFLGVTGCNIEGFFATMGGEIALWSLVVLAIERYVVVCKPMTNFRFNDKHAVVGVAFTWIMSLSCAVPPLCGWSRYIPEGMQCSCGIDYYTPTPELGNSSFVIYMFTLHFVIPLIIISFCYGRLLCTVRSSSAAGVRDHPTGREGSDPYGDSHGHLIFGVLDALRHCGLVHLCQPGCQLRPGPDDHPGILRQECCPLQPSHLYSTQQTVQELHVDRCLLWEEPICSGGELHRIHCLFQNTGLFHLWQPGSTCLIYHPFKP